From a single Sinomonas atrocyanea genomic region:
- the pgm gene encoding phosphoglucomutase (alpha-D-glucose-1,6-bisphosphate-dependent), translated as MANRAGTVALPSDLVDITALLDAYYDVSPDLSDPGQRVAFGTSGHRGSSLKASFNEKHIAAITQAIVEYRAGQGIRGPLFLAKDTHALSEPATNTALEVLAANGVQVLVDARHGYTPTPSASHAILKYNAGRGEDDPGRADGIVVTPSHNPPSDGGFKYNPPHGGPADTDATGWIADRANELLEADLAGVRRIQLADALAADSTGQFDFLSSYVDDLPLVLDIEAIRNAGVRIGADPMGGASVDYWGEIGERHHLDLTVVNPTVDPQWAFMTLDWDEKIRMDCSSPFAMASLIQKVSQGAGYDIATGNDADADRHGIVTPDAGLMNPNHYLSVAIDYLYRHRTGWRPDTVVGKTLVSSSMIDRVAEGLGKKLVEVPVGFKWFVPGLLSGQGAFGGEESAGASFVKRDGGVWTTDKDGILLNLLASEIRAVTGKSPSELYGELTAKYGSPSYARIDAAATREQKAKLGRLSASDVTATELAGEPITAKLTEAPGNGAKIGGLKVTTENAWFAARPSGTEDVYKIYAESFKGDDHLKQVQAEAKALVDSVIA; from the coding sequence ATGGCGAACCGAGCAGGCACCGTAGCCCTCCCCAGCGACCTCGTGGACATCACCGCGCTCCTCGACGCGTACTACGACGTGTCCCCGGACCTGAGCGACCCCGGCCAGCGCGTGGCCTTCGGGACCTCCGGCCACCGCGGCTCGAGCCTCAAGGCCTCCTTCAACGAGAAGCACATCGCCGCCATCACCCAGGCGATCGTGGAGTACCGTGCGGGCCAGGGCATCCGGGGCCCCCTCTTCCTCGCGAAGGACACGCACGCCCTCTCCGAGCCGGCCACCAACACCGCGCTCGAGGTCCTCGCCGCGAACGGCGTGCAGGTCCTGGTCGATGCCCGCCACGGCTACACGCCCACGCCGTCCGCGAGCCACGCGATCCTCAAGTACAACGCCGGACGCGGCGAGGACGACCCGGGCCGGGCGGACGGGATCGTGGTCACTCCGAGCCACAACCCGCCCTCGGACGGCGGCTTCAAGTACAACCCGCCGCACGGCGGCCCCGCGGACACGGATGCGACCGGGTGGATCGCCGACCGGGCCAACGAGCTCCTCGAGGCGGACCTCGCGGGCGTGCGGCGCATCCAGCTCGCCGACGCGCTCGCCGCGGACTCCACCGGCCAGTTCGACTTCCTCTCCTCCTACGTCGACGATCTGCCCCTCGTGCTCGACATCGAGGCGATCCGCAACGCCGGGGTCCGCATCGGCGCCGACCCGATGGGCGGGGCGTCGGTGGACTACTGGGGCGAGATCGGCGAGCGCCACCACCTCGACCTGACGGTCGTGAACCCGACCGTGGACCCGCAGTGGGCGTTCATGACCCTGGACTGGGACGAGAAGATCCGCATGGACTGCTCGTCGCCGTTCGCCATGGCCTCGCTCATCCAGAAGGTCTCGCAGGGCGCCGGCTACGACATCGCGACCGGCAACGACGCGGACGCCGACCGGCACGGCATCGTCACTCCCGACGCCGGCCTCATGAACCCGAACCACTACCTCTCGGTGGCGATCGACTACCTCTACCGCCACCGCACCGGCTGGCGCCCGGACACCGTGGTGGGCAAGACGCTCGTGAGCTCGTCGATGATTGACCGCGTGGCCGAGGGCCTCGGCAAGAAGCTGGTCGAGGTGCCCGTCGGCTTCAAGTGGTTCGTGCCCGGGCTGCTGTCGGGCCAGGGTGCGTTCGGCGGTGAGGAGTCCGCGGGGGCGAGCTTCGTCAAGCGGGACGGCGGCGTCTGGACCACCGACAAGGACGGCATCCTCCTGAACCTCCTGGCCTCGGAGATCAGGGCCGTGACGGGGAAGTCGCCGAGCGAGCTCTACGGCGAGCTGACCGCGAAGTACGGGTCGCCGTCGTACGCAAGGATCGACGCCGCGGCGACCCGGGAGCAGAAGGCGAAGCTCGGCAGGCTGTCCGCGAGCGACGTCACGGCGACCGAGCTCGCCGGCGAGCCCATCACCGCCAAGCTCACGGAGGCCCCCGGCAACGGCGCCAAGATCGGCGGCCTGAAGGTCACGACCGAGAACGCCTGGTTCGCCGCACGCCCGTCCGGGACCGAGGACGTGTACAAGATCTACGCCGAGTCCTTCAAGGGCGACGACCACCTCAAGCAGGTCCAGGCCGAGGCGAAGGCACTCGTCGACTCCGTCATCGCCTGA
- a CDS encoding M4 family metallopeptidase: MSSTYPAAPSTRPRRHQGAVPPYLLERLAGLRERRARALSGEGPANGFAADTRGIESVAELARRTLLEDARLRERRRGRPLGDQRGLRAAPGALHREISDAETTEELPGRLVRKEGQDPVADADVNRAYDGLGETYRFLEQVLHRSSVDGAGLALEGTVHYGVGYDNAFWDGSRMVFGDGDGTVFSSFTGSLSIVAHELGHGLLQHTTDLAYEGQSGALNESFADVFGVLVDQFSRGDTVETATWIVGHGIFLPGIKGVGVRSLKAPGTAYDDPALGRDPQPAHMDGYVRTREDNGGVHLNSGIPNRAFYLAAEALGGHAWERAGRVWFEAIATGRLPVDVDFRGFARETVRVARALFGRESAEEKAVRAGWRGVGITVRLSENGARSPRKGAAPRRQEGR; the protein is encoded by the coding sequence ATGTCCAGCACGTACCCAGCAGCACCTTCCACCCGGCCGCGCCGCCACCAGGGCGCGGTGCCGCCGTACCTGCTCGAGCGCCTCGCGGGCTTGCGTGAACGGCGGGCGCGGGCGCTCTCGGGCGAGGGACCCGCCAACGGATTCGCGGCGGACACGCGCGGGATCGAGTCCGTCGCCGAGCTCGCGCGCCGGACGCTGCTCGAGGACGCCCGGCTCCGCGAGCGGCGCCGGGGGCGCCCGCTCGGGGACCAGCGCGGCCTCCGCGCGGCACCGGGAGCCCTCCACCGTGAGATCAGTGATGCGGAGACCACGGAGGAGCTGCCCGGCCGGCTCGTGCGCAAGGAGGGACAGGATCCTGTGGCGGACGCCGACGTCAACCGGGCCTACGACGGGCTCGGCGAGACCTACCGGTTCCTCGAGCAGGTCCTCCACCGCTCGAGCGTCGACGGCGCGGGGCTCGCGCTCGAGGGGACCGTGCACTACGGCGTTGGCTACGACAACGCGTTCTGGGACGGATCCCGCATGGTCTTCGGCGACGGCGACGGCACGGTGTTCTCGTCCTTCACGGGCTCGCTGAGCATCGTCGCCCATGAGCTCGGCCACGGGCTCCTGCAGCACACCACCGACCTCGCGTACGAGGGCCAGTCCGGGGCCCTCAACGAATCCTTCGCGGACGTGTTCGGCGTGCTCGTGGACCAGTTCTCACGCGGCGACACGGTGGAGACGGCGACGTGGATCGTGGGGCACGGGATCTTCCTGCCCGGCATCAAGGGGGTGGGGGTGCGGTCCCTGAAGGCGCCCGGCACCGCCTACGACGACCCTGCCCTGGGCAGGGACCCGCAGCCGGCCCACATGGACGGGTACGTGCGCACCCGCGAGGACAACGGCGGTGTGCACCTGAACTCCGGCATCCCCAACCGGGCCTTCTACCTCGCCGCCGAGGCCCTCGGGGGCCACGCGTGGGAGCGCGCCGGCCGCGTCTGGTTCGAGGCCATTGCCACGGGCAGGCTCCCCGTCGACGTCGACTTCCGCGGATTCGCGCGGGAGACTGTGCGTGTGGCCCGGGCGCTGTTCGGGCGGGAGTCGGCCGAGGAGAAGGCCGTGCGCGCCGGATGGCGCGGCGTCGGGATCACGGTGCGGCTCTCGGAGAACGGTGCCCGATCGCCGAGGAAGGGGGCCGCGCCAAGACGCCAGGAGGGGCGATGA
- a CDS encoding protealysin inhibitor emfourin — protein MKVEVIRSGGVAGIPRRGRVEFRVRGPREPADTEWASLYRAARSERRRLPDTPAAQPAPRVRDAFCWTLRFGRERFEVPDATLQGALRELAEKVLAEGR, from the coding sequence ATGAAGGTCGAGGTCATCCGCTCCGGCGGCGTCGCCGGCATCCCGCGGCGCGGCCGGGTCGAGTTCCGGGTGCGCGGGCCACGGGAGCCCGCCGACACCGAGTGGGCCTCCCTCTACAGGGCTGCACGCAGCGAGCGGCGGCGGCTGCCCGACACCCCGGCTGCGCAGCCCGCCCCCCGCGTCCGGGACGCCTTCTGTTGGACGCTGAGGTTCGGACGCGAGCGGTTCGAGGTCCCCGACGCCACGCTGCAGGGCGCCCTCCGCGAGCTGGCGGAGAAGGTCCTCGCGGAGGGCCGGTAG
- a CDS encoding DUF4190 domain-containing protein, translating to MSEQSERRDQGAPQEGQPEGTEAPEPGSTERPRYTPPPYVPPVTLDKDRGNPTEPIPSNPTQPLPPGAPPRPGTFQQPAGGQPAAGQPAVGQPAGGQQPPWFGQQPGGPAYPMQGYPGQQPYPGAPGQQPYAGQQPYPGQQPYPGLPGRTPYYAAPAPRGLSIAAMVCGISVFVGFGFLVLPQIAAVVLGHLGLAREPAGRGMALAGLVLGYVGIALTVAFLAVFILVLSMAPSRSGY from the coding sequence ATGTCGGAGCAGTCGGAGCGCCGGGACCAGGGCGCGCCGCAGGAGGGCCAGCCGGAGGGGACCGAGGCCCCGGAGCCGGGGAGCACCGAGCGGCCCCGCTACACCCCGCCCCCGTATGTCCCGCCGGTCACCTTGGACAAGGACCGCGGCAACCCCACCGAGCCGATTCCCTCCAACCCCACGCAGCCGCTCCCGCCGGGCGCCCCGCCTCGGCCCGGAACGTTCCAGCAGCCCGCCGGCGGACAACCGGCCGCCGGGCAGCCCGCCGTCGGGCAGCCCGCCGGCGGGCAGCAGCCTCCCTGGTTCGGCCAGCAGCCGGGCGGCCCCGCCTACCCGATGCAGGGGTACCCCGGCCAGCAGCCCTACCCGGGCGCGCCCGGCCAGCAGCCCTACGCGGGCCAGCAGCCCTATCCCGGCCAGCAGCCCTACCCGGGCCTGCCGGGCCGGACGCCGTACTACGCGGCCCCGGCGCCGCGCGGCCTGAGCATCGCCGCGATGGTGTGCGGTATCTCGGTGTTCGTGGGCTTCGGGTTCCTCGTGCTCCCGCAGATCGCCGCCGTGGTCCTCGGGCACCTCGGCCTCGCCCGCGAGCCCGCGGGCCGCGGCATGGCGCTCGCCGGCCTCGTCCTGGGCTACGTCGGCATCGCGCTGACCGTCGCGTTCCTCGCGGTCTTCATCCTCGTGCTCAGCATGGCCCCGAGCCGCTCGGGCTACTGA